In Truepera sp., the sequence CTCGTGTCACCGGTCGTCGGCGTCCTGTCCCTCGTGATCGTCACCCTCATCTGGGGCAGCACGTTCGTGGTCGTCAAGGAGGCGCTGGACACGATTCCCGTGTCGCTACTGCTCGCCGTGAGGTTCACCCTGGCGACTCTGATGCTCTCGTGGGCCAGATGGGACAGGCGCGCCGTCGTGCCCGCGCTGGTGCTCGGGTTGCTCTCGTTCGCCGGCTTCGCCACTCAGACGGCCGGCCTGGCCATCACCAGCGCCTCCAACGCCGCCTTCATCACGGGCCTGTCGGTCATCCTCACGCCCATCGTGGCGAAGGTCTGGTTGAAGCACTACTTGCCGGCGCGCGTGTTCCTGGCGGGCCTCGTGGCGCTGGCGGGACTGGCGCTCATCACCCTGCGCAGCGGCCTTGCGGCCATCAATGGCGGCGACATCCTAGTGCTGAGCACGGCGTTGGCCTACGCCTTCTACATCGTCTACCTGGGCGAGGTTGCCGGCAAGGTGAGGGGCACTTCGCTGGCCCTGATGCAGCACCTGCCCATGACGGCGCTGGCCTGGCTATGGGCCGCGCCGCAGGTCGGCAAGCTTGCCACGGTGCCGCCGCTCACCTACCTCGCCATCCTCTACCTCGCCGTCGTCGCCACGGCGCTCGTGGCGGTCGTGCAGATCTACGCGCAACGCGTGGTGCCCGCACACCTGGCCGCGCTCATCTTCGTCCTCGAACCCGCGTTCGCCGCCGCCTTCGCCGCCGTGCTCCTGGGCGAGAGGTTGGGCCCCCTCGGCTGGCTGGGTGGGGCGCTGATGCTCTTCGCCATGCTGATAGCCGAGCTGCGCTGGCCCGTCAGCCCGCGGCCCGGGCACGAGGGCGAGGTGCGGCTCAAGCGGACGCGCTGAGTCGTAGGGCAGCCGGGCGTCAGCGCGCCTTCGACTTATCCACCAGGCGCTTCCAACGCGCCATCATCGTCAGCAGGTTGCCCTGCCGCGCCAGCTCGAACACGCCGAAGTCGCCACCGAAGTAGTGCGCCTCGCGGTACTCCGGAGCGTAGCGTTCCCGGTAGACGCCCCCCGTTGCCTTGGTGCCGGAGAACCCGCGGGCCTCCATGGCGCCCAGGCGTGCCAGCGTCTGCGCCTCGGAGCGGTAAGGGTAATGCTTCAGGATCGGCATCTTGAGGTAGGGCAGCCAACCGACGCCGTGGGGGAACACGCGGCCGTGCTCGCCCGCCTTGTAGCGGGCGCGCGGCGAATCACGGAACTGCCTCACCTCGACCCAGAACGGCGAGTACCACCGCACGTTCTCCTGAACGCTGCCGCCCAGGGCGGGCCGGTCGTCCGGGTGCAAGAAGAACTGCATGGCGGCCCAGTTCACGCGGCCCGCGCCCATCGCCCCGGCTGCCCGGGCCACCGCGCGCGGGTCGTCGTGGAAGAACTCGTCGCCATGCATGATGGTGTGTTAGTGCCCGCCGCCGTACTCGGCCCGCGCCGCATCGAGCAGGGCCTGGCGATGGTGGTCCCTGACGTGGCCACCCGGGGCCACGTCCGCGTCTCGCAGCACGAGGCGAACCTTCGGGTGCGCCAGGAGCACCTCGGTCGTCGCGTCGGTGGAACCGTCCAGCGCGAAGATGGCGTCCACGCCGCCCGCGTTGTGCTCGAGCATCTCCGCAACGACGTCCTGCTCGTTATAGGTCAGCAGCAGGCCGATGTTGAGGGTGCGCCTAGGGGCCATGCCGCGCCCGGTGGGCCGTAGCCGCCGCCGCCAGTCCCGCGGTTGCCGCCGTTGCCGCTACTGCCCCGACCGCCGCCACTCGCGCCACCGCCGCCGTTGCCGCCACTCGCGCGGCCGCCACTGCCGCTAACCGCCCTGCTGCAACTGCTCGACCACGCCGCGGTCCTCGAGCGTGCTCGTGTCGCCGATGACCTCCTCCCCCGAGGCGACGCTCCTGAGCAGTCGGCGCATGATCTTGCCCGAGCGCGTCTTGGGTAGCGAGGGGGCGAAGCGCACCTCGTCGGGCCGCGCTATCGACCCGATCTCCGACGCGACGTGCTTCCGGAGCTCCTGACGCAGCTCCTCGCTGGGCTCGAAGCCCTGCTCGAGCGTCACGAACGCCACTATCGCCTGACCCTTGAGGTCGTCCAGGCGCCCCACCACGGCCGCCTCGGCAACGGCGGGGTGCGAGACGAGCGCGGACTCGACCTCCATGGTCCCTAGCCGGTGGCCCGAGACGTTCACCACGTCGTCCACGCGCCCCATGATCCAGAAGTAACCGTCGGCGTCCTTACGGGCACCGTCGCCGGAGAAGTACATGTGCGGGACCTCGCCCCAGTACTGGTTGCGGTAACGGTCGTCGTCGCCGTAGACCGTGCGCAGCATGCCCGGCCATGGGCGCTTCATGACGAGGTAGCCGCCCTGCCCGGGTGGCGTGTCGTTGCCGTCGGCGTCGACGACCGCGGCATCGATGCCGAACAGCGGAACGCCCGCCGCGCCCGGCTTCGTGGTGTGAACCCCGGGGATGGTCGAGATCATGATGGCGCCGGTCTCCGTCTGCCACCAGGTGTCGACGATGGGGCAACGGTCGCCGCCGATGACGCTGCGGTACCACATCCACGCCTCGGGGTTGATGGGCTCGCCCACCGTGCCGATGAGGCGCAGGCTCGAGAGGTCGTGCTTCTCGGGGTAGGCGCGGCCAAGCTTGATGAACGCGCGGATGGCGGTTGGAGCGGTGTAGAAGATGGTCACGCCGTAGTGCTCGACCATCTCCCACAAGCGGTCGGGTGCCGGGTAGGTGGGGTTGCCCTCGTACATCACCTGCGTGGCGCCGTTCGACATGAGGCCGTAGACCACGTACGAGTGCCCGGTCACCCAGCCGATGTCGGCGGTGCACCAGAAGATGTCGTTCTCCTGCAGGTCGAAGACGTACTTGGCGGTGAGCGACGTGTGCACCAGGTAGCCACCCGTGCTGTGCAGCACGCCCTTGGGCGTGCCGGTGCTGCCCGAGGTGTAGAGCACGTAGGCCGGGTGCTCGGCATCGACGGGCACGGCGGGGCAGACGTTCGAAGTGCCGGACATGAGCTCGTGGTACCACTCGTCGCGGCCCGCCTCCATGTCCACGACGTTCTCGGCGCGCCGCACCACTATCACGTTCTCGACGCTGGGCGCGGTCGCGAGCGCCTCGTCGACGGCCGGCTTGAGCGGCAGGACGGCGCCCCGGCGGTAGCCGCCGTCGGCGGTGATCACCAGCTTGGCCTGGGCGTCGTTTATGCGGTCCGAAAGGGCGTGAGACGAGAAGCCACCGAACACTACCGAGTGCGTGGCGCCGATGCGGGCGCACGCCAGCATGGCGACGATGGCCTCGGGGATCATGGGCATGTAGATGGCCACGCGGTCGCCGAGCGTGACGCCCTTCCCCTTGAGGACGTTGGCGAAACGGCTCACCTCGTCCAGCATCTGGCCGTAAGTGATGGTGCGCTTGTCGCCCGGCTCGCCTTCCCAGAAGAACGCGACCTTGTTCGCGCGGCCCTCTGCCACCTGGCGGTCCAGGCAGTCGTAGGCGAGGTTCGTCTTGCCGCCCGAGAACCACTTGACGTGCGGCTCCTCCCACTCCAGCACGCTGGTCCACGGCTCGAACCAGTGATGACGCTTGGCGGCCTCACCCCAGAACTTCACCGGCTCGTCGAGCGACTGCCGGTAGAGGCGCTCGTACTCCTGCGTGCTGTTGAGCAGGGCGTGGCGTTGGAACGACTTCGGGGGTGGGAACTCCCGCGCCTCTTGAAGTACGGATTCGATGGTGTCGGACATGGGTCCTCCAGGGGTGGACGGCCGGGAGTGTGGCCGTGACGGGTTTCGATACGCCTTTTCGAGTAAGAGCATAGCTTAGGACGTAGTCGAGGGCGGGGCGCCTGACGAGCAGAGGCGGGTTCGGGCGGACCCGCGTGTCGTGCGCGGAACGTCGAAGCGCGCAGGGTAGGGTGCCGCGAACCGTTCAACCCTCATGCGCGTCGTCGCGACCGCGGCAACCGCCACCAGCCCGGAACGAAGACGACGAACACGGTCACGACCTCGAGCCGGCCGGCGTACATGGCGAACATCAGGATGACCTTGCCCAGGGGCGGGAGGTAGTCGAGCTGCCCTATCGGCGCGAGCGGCGCCAGCCCGGGCCCGGTGTTCCCCAGTGAAGCGATCGAGGCGCTGAAGGCGCTGGTGAAGTCGGCGCCCAGCAGCACCAGGGACAGAGTGACGAAGGCGAAAAGTCCGATGTAGAGACTCAGGAAGGCCGCCACGGAGCGCACTGCCTCCTCCGGGACGACCCGGGTACCGAGGCGCACGGGTAACACGGCACGAGGGTGCAGCGCCCGGCGCACCTCGCGGGCAGTGTTCTTGAAGACGATCATCCAGCGGACGACCTTGATGCCGCCGCTGGCCGAGCCGGCGCAGCCGCCGACGAACATCAACGCCAGCAGCACGGCCTGTGCCGACATGCCCCACTCCCGGTATTCGGTGGACGCGAAGCCGGTCGTCGTGACCATGCTCACGGCCTGGAAGAGCCCGTGCCGGATGGCCCCCGCGGGGCCGTAATCGTCCATCAGTAGCAGGCTCAAGATGGCGCCGGAGACCAGGAGGATGCCGAGGTAGACGCGGAACTCCGGGTCGCGCAGGAGCG encodes:
- a CDS encoding DMT family transporter; the protein is MSPVVGVLSLVIVTLIWGSTFVVVKEALDTIPVSLLLAVRFTLATLMLSWARWDRRAVVPALVLGLLSFAGFATQTAGLAITSASNAAFITGLSVILTPIVAKVWLKHYLPARVFLAGLVALAGLALITLRSGLAAINGGDILVLSTALAYAFYIVYLGEVAGKVRGTSLALMQHLPMTALAWLWAAPQVGKLATVPPLTYLAILYLAVVATALVAVVQIYAQRVVPAHLAALIFVLEPAFAAAFAAVLLGERLGPLGWLGGALMLFAMLIAELRWPVSPRPGHEGEVRLKRTR
- a CDS encoding glycosyltransferase — translated: MAPRRTLNIGLLLTYNEQDVVAEMLEHNAGGVDAIFALDGSTDATTEVLLAHPKVRLVLRDADVAPGGHVRDHHRQALLDAARAEYGGGH
- the acs gene encoding acetate--CoA ligase, producing the protein MSDTIESVLQEAREFPPPKSFQRHALLNSTQEYERLYRQSLDEPVKFWGEAAKRHHWFEPWTSVLEWEEPHVKWFSGGKTNLAYDCLDRQVAEGRANKVAFFWEGEPGDKRTITYGQMLDEVSRFANVLKGKGVTLGDRVAIYMPMIPEAIVAMLACARIGATHSVVFGGFSSHALSDRINDAQAKLVITADGGYRRGAVLPLKPAVDEALATAPSVENVIVVRRAENVVDMEAGRDEWYHELMSGTSNVCPAVPVDAEHPAYVLYTSGSTGTPKGVLHSTGGYLVHTSLTAKYVFDLQENDIFWCTADIGWVTGHSYVVYGLMSNGATQVMYEGNPTYPAPDRLWEMVEHYGVTIFYTAPTAIRAFIKLGRAYPEKHDLSSLRLIGTVGEPINPEAWMWYRSVIGGDRCPIVDTWWQTETGAIMISTIPGVHTTKPGAAGVPLFGIDAAVVDADGNDTPPGQGGYLVMKRPWPGMLRTVYGDDDRYRNQYWGEVPHMYFSGDGARKDADGYFWIMGRVDDVVNVSGHRLGTMEVESALVSHPAVAEAAVVGRLDDLKGQAIVAFVTLEQGFEPSEELRQELRKHVASEIGSIARPDEVRFAPSLPKTRSGKIMRRLLRSVASGEEVIGDTSTLEDRGVVEQLQQGG